GTCTTTTTGTATCTCTTTTAACGATAAATACTTTTTTTCTTGCTCAACAGTAATTTTTTTCTTTGCGACAATTGCATCTAACATTTTTCACCCTCCGTTCCAACTCATGAACCCGCTTAATGAAGTCTATAATCTTCCCCTTTGACTTTATCCCATTACTTTCAACTCCCCCAGACACATCAACTCCTGCCGGATTTAAAACATTTATCATTTCTCCGACATTCATTTTACTAATTCCACCAGCAATGAATACCGGCAAATGAAGCTTACTTAATTTTTCCTTTGCAGTTTTCCAGTCAAAACATCTCCCCGTCCCCCCTGCACTACCGGCTTGATAAGTGTCTATTAGTATCATATCGACAGAATATTGATAAAGAATTTTCGGATCAAAATCTTCTTTATATCGAAATGCTTTAATAATTGGATATTTAATTTTCTTGCAATATTCAATTGTTTCATCTCCATGTAACTGTACATAATCAAGATGACAGAAATCAGCGATTTCATTTACCCTTGCTGGTTCTTCATTCATAAAGACGCCTACTTTTGCCACAGATTTTATTTCCGCACTTATCTTTGCCGCTGCTATCGGATTTATATAGCGCCTGCTGTCTGCAAAAATAAAGCCCATTAAATCAGCCTTATTTTCTTCTACTACCTTTGCAATTTCCAGAGATTGAATTCCACAAATCTTAACAAGCATTTTCTATCCCCTCACGACTAAATGCAATCAAAGCTTCCAATTTTACTAAAGCAGCACCACTGTCAATCGTTTTTTCTGCCAACCGAATACCTTCTGTAATACTTGGTGTCTTATTTGTGATATAGAATCCTGCAGCCGCATTTAATAACACAATATCTCGTTTCGGCCCTTTTTCACCATTTAAAATTGCGCGAATAATTTTTGCATTTTCTTCAGGATTTCCCCCTTGATAATCAGCTAAAGTTCCGCGTTTAAAACCATACCTTTGCGGATCAATATGATATGTCTTCACCTTTCCATTTCGCATTTCACTTACTTTCGTTGGAAAGTTTGTTGATATTTCATCCATTCCATCCTCACTATGGACAACCATCGCTTGCTTAACCCCTATTAGGTTTAATACTTCAGCAACTTTTTCGGTTAAGCTTTCTTCATACACACCAACCAATTGATAATCTAACTGCGCCGGATTAATGATTGGTCCCAAAAGATTAAATACTGTACGGAACCCTAATTCCTTACGTGGATTTGCAACCACGCGCATAGCTTTATTCAACGCAGGTGCAAATAAAAACCCTATATCTAAATGTTCAATTTCTTCACTAACTTTATCTGCCGATTTATCAACGATAACACCCAGCTGACTAAGCACATCAGCACTGCCACAAGCGCTAGAAACACTGCGATTTCCATGTTTTGCAACAGCAACACCACCACCTGCTAAAACAAAAGCCACTGTTGTCGATACATTAAATGTCCCTTTCGTATCTCCACCTGTTCCACAAGGACAAATCACCGGTTTGCTATGCTTTACGCGATCTGCATGTTGTAGCAAGGTATGGGCAAATCCGGAAATCTCCTCGCTTATTTCACCTTTTACTTTTAAGGCTGTTAAAAATGATCCGATCTGTGCATCTGTTGCGTTTCCATTCATAATAATTTGCATAGCTTGCCTTGACTCTTCCTGGGATAAATGTTCACCCTTTATCACTTTACTCAAATATTTTTTCAACATATAAATCCCTCCCCAATAAATAAATAAAAAAAGAACCATCTCACCCTTACAAGGGGCGAAATAGCTCGCTGTACCACCCTAAATTCAAGATTTTTTCTTAAAAAACTTTAGAAAATAAAAAACACCTCATCCCCTAAAGGGACGAAGTGTATTCGTTATACCACCCTAAAATTTTTCGAAAGAAAAACTCTCCTCTTTTTCAAGTACGGGAATATCTCTAGCAATATCCGATACTCTAGCCAAATAACGGTGGCAACCGTCCCAGCCTACTCACAAAAAGCTTTTGGTGGACTCTCACAGAACCATTCGATACGCACTTTAGATCGGTCATCACACCTCTGGAAATCCAGTCACCGACTCGCTGAACAAAAGTATACCTATCTACTTTTTCCGCTCACTGATTTACAATAATCTTTAATTATTTATTATAATACTGCTAATAATGTAAACTGTCAAGGATTTTTTCGAGAATTTTTACCGTTTTTTTGAAAAGAATCTACCGATAGTTGATTTCCATTTGTCTCCATTAAAATTGCCCCCGCCTGGTCGGTACGCAAAATCTTAATATTTTCTTTATTTAATCTATTTAACACTTGCGGATTTGGATGACCAAAGCTATTCTGAAAGCCAACAGAAATAATTGCATATTGTGGATTTACCGCTTGTAAAAACTCTTCACAAGAAGAGGTACGCGAGCCATGGTGGGCAACTTTTAACACCGAACTTTTCAATCTATGTTTTCTCATTAATTCTTTCTCCCCATTACTGTCTATATCCCCTGTAATGAGTAGACTAAAATCTCCATAACTCACACGAAATACATTAGAAATTTCATTCCCTGTTCGCGACTCACTCACTTCGCCCGCCGAAAAAATTTCAATTTTAACACCATCCAAAACAAAAAACTGGCCATCTTTTACCGTAACAAAATCTTGGCATTTTTCTAAGGAATAGCCTAATGTTTTTGCATATTCACTTCGGTCTTCCCGACCGACAATCACATTTTGCACTGAAAATTCTTTTAGTAAACTCCCTGCCCCACCTGCATGATCCTCGTGTGCGTGAGTTAAACATAAATAATCAATTTCTCGTATTCCATAATGATGCAAATATGGAATAACAATTCGTTTGCCAATATCAAAATCACTAATTTCGCGTCGCATGCCTCCGGTATCAAATAGCATCGTTCTACCATGTGGTGTCGTAATCAATATAGAATCCCCCTGCCCGACATCAATGAAATGTATCCTTAACGGTTGAGCAAAGATAAATTGACTGCTCCATAAAAAAATAATGGTGACAATTGCACTACAGATAAGCTTTTTCTTTTTCCGCCAGCACAGCAAAAAATTTGGAATTTTCGGTGATGCATAACCGCAGAGCCAAAATAGCAGCAAATAATATACAATGCCACAAAGTAAACCGCCTGACGGTAAATATAAAAGCCCATAAGGAATCATCGCCATAGCTCTTGCCATAAAATAAACTAACCCAATCGTCAAACTACAAAGAATAAATAGACCTTTTCCCACAACCGAAAAAACAAGACTTAATAAAACTGCACACAAGCCACCAATCATTGCCCATTCTATAAACGGCACAATAATAAGATTTGCCAATAGTGCACTAAGCGAAACATTATTAAAATACCAGGCAATAAAGGGAATGACTGCTAATTGTGCAGCAATCGTAATCGCTAAATTTTCCGCAATAAATAGAGGAACTCCCTTTAAAATATTTTTTATTTTAGGCGCGATATACAGTAATCCGGCTGTCGTCATAAATGAAAGTTGAAAACTAATGTCAAAAATTAATCTAGGGGAAATAGCTAAAATCCCCAACCCTGTCAAAGCTAAACTATAACGCGCATCTTTCTCCCGATTCAATGCCAATGCCGAAAACGCTAAAATCCCCATAATCGCCGATCTGACTACCGGCGAAGTAAAGCCTGAAAAAATCGCATAAAAAACAATTGCTAGAATAACAAGAATTGCTGATAGGCACGCTGGAAATCGTAACATTTTCCCAATAATATGTACGGTTCCTGCCAATAGAGAAATATGCGAACCGGACACCGATAAAATATGAACGATTCCTGTCACCGTAAATGCTAGCGCTAGTTCCTCTTTTATTCCATCATATCCGCCAAATAACATTGCAAATAATGCTGCCGCATCTTCTTTGGGCATTGCTTCTTCCATCATATTCTGAACTGCTGTTCTGGATTTTTCAATCCATTTAAGAAAAGCGTTTTGTCCTGATGAAAGAATTTCCACCGTATTTTTTTCGGCTTTACAATTTGCTCGAATCCCTTGTCGTTGCATCATCGCAACTATATCTAAACTTCCCGGATTATTATATCCATGTAATTCTCTAATTTCCCCTGAAAAACGAATACAATCGCTAATATGCGCAATCGTATGCGAGCTATCCTGCAACGCAAAGACTTTTAAGTTTCCGTTTACCTGTACTTTCTCCCCCGCAAATTCTACTGTATGAACCTCTACAATATAATGCATACTTCGCTTGTTCCCCGCAAGCGTTCTTTCTTGTGGAATCTCTATAACTTCACCTTGCACTTGCAGCGTTTTATCAACAAAATTGCTAATGTCATTCGGGGCAATGCTATCTGCCTGCGCACAACGAATCATTCCCGCAATAAAAAATAGCAACAATACAAAATAAAGAAGCAATTTTTTATTTTTCCAATATAAATAAATACAACCAAATAAAGCAATACAAAAGGAACTATACAGGATAAGAAAAGGGATTTTTACCTGAGTTACTGTAAAAATCCCTAAAATAAATCCACCAATAAGAGCGTTAGTAAAAGCTAAATAATTCATATTGTAATCCGATCCGCCAGCTTTTTAAATTTAGCTTCGCCAATTCCCCTTACTTTTTTCACCTCTTCAATGCTTTGAAAACTGCCAATTTGTTTGCGATATTCTAAAATTGCCGCCGCTGTAGACGGACCAACACCCGGCAATGAATCTAATTCCGCTTGATCTGCTGTATTAATATTAACCAGCCCATAATTATTAGTTTGGCTCGATTTATTATTTACTTTTTTTGTATGCTCTGCTGTTAAGTTTTGTTCAGAAAGTGCCTCTTCTTGTATTGGAACTTGTATTTGTTCACCGTCTTTAAGTAACTTTGCCATATTAATCTTTGTTACATCTGCATTGGGTAAAGCACCACCACAAGCATTCACTGCATCAATTACTCTTGCTCCTCCATCCAAAGAAACAACACCAGAACGTACGACACCACCACAAACATAGACAGCAATTTGTTCCTTCTTTTGAGTTTCTGATAAATCACCTTTGCTTAAAGGTATACTCTCCTCTTGCTTTGTGTAACCATACATTCCTCCACCGACCATGACCAATGCTAATAAAAGAAATACAACTATGGATTTCCGATAAATTGGCATATTTATCACCCCGATATTGTTATTATCAAGGTATTTCTACATAATTTAACATTTACCTGCACAATTTATCTAAATATCCTTAAAAATAAAATAGCGAATTGCAATAATTTTGCAATTCGCTATTTTTATTTTTATTTTACTACAATATTCACAATTTTATTTGGTATACAAATTACTTTAACAACTTTTTTCCCATCAATAGCAGCTTGTACTTTATCCTGTTGCATTGCTTTTTCTTCTAAAGCTTTTGCATCAAGACCAGCAGCTACAATAATTTTATCCCGAACCTTGCCATTTATTTGCAGAACTATTTCTACCTCATCTAAAACAGTAGCTGCTGCATCATATTCAGGCCATTTTTCTTTATGAACACTGCCTTCACTGATTACTTCATTCCATAATTCTTCTGTAATATGTGGAGCAAAAGGCGCAAGTAAACGAAGTAATGATGAAATAACTTCGCGCATCAAACTATCATTTAATGCTTCGCCTTTGTCTTTTGCTGTATAAATTGCATTGACTAATTCCATGATTGAGCTAATTGCGGTATTGAAGTTAAATCGATTTCCAACATCCTCAGTTACCTTTTTAATTGTTGTATGAAGAACACGGCGCAACTCTTTTTCAACTTTTGTCAGCGTAGTTACATCATATATAGCTTCGCCCTTCGTTACAGATGCTGCAAAATGATCAACAATACGCCATACTCTGCCTAAGAAACGATGCGCTCCTTCTACCCCTTGATCGCTCCATTCCAAATCGCGTTCCGGTGGAGCAGCAAACAACATAAATACACGTGCAGTATCCGCACCATATGTGCCGATAATTTCTTCCGGAGAAACAACGTTTCCTTTAGATTTCGACATTTTTGAACCATCTTTAATTACCATTCCCTGGGTAAGTAAGTTTTTGAAAGGTTCATTAAAGTTTACTAACCCTGCATCTTTTAACACTTTGGTAAAGAAGCGTGAATAGAGTAAATGTAAAATCGCATGTTCAATTCCACCGATATATTGATCTACCGGCATCCAGTAGTTTGCTTTTTCACTATCAAATGGCATTTTCTCATTTTTCGGGTCGGTGTAGCGCATATAATACCAGGAAGAACAAATAAACGTATCCATTGTATCCGTTTCACGACGTGCTTTCCCACCACATTTTGGACAAGTACAATGTACAAATTCTTCAACTTGTGCTAATGGAGACACTGCACCAGCTTCAAAATTCACATTAGCTGGAAGCATTACTGGCAAATCTTCTTTTGGTACAGGAACAACACCACAGTCTGGACAATAAATTACAGGAATCGGCGCGCCCCAATAACGTTGACGGGAAACTAACCAATCTCGAAGACGATAGTTTACGCGACGTTTCCCAATATTATTTTTTTCTAACCAATCTAAAATGGCAACTTTTGCTTTTTCTACTGTCATTCCAGTAAATTCACCAGAGTCAACTAAAACCCCATCTTCGGTATAAGCATTTGTCATCTCATCTAATACTAAAGTTTTTCCTTCTGGAACTACTACAATTTTCTTTTGCAAATTATATTTATTTGCAAATGCCCAATCGCGCTCATCATGCGTAGGTACACCCATAACTGCACCAGTACCATATTCATATAATACGTAATTTGCAATCCAGATTGGTACACGTTCACCAGTGAACGGATTTACTGCATATTCCCCTGTAAAAATGCCTTCTTTTTCAACATCAGTAGCAGTACGATCAAGTTCACTTTGGTTGCGTACCTTCTCCATAAAAGCCCTGATTTGTGCTTCGTTTTCTTTACCTGAAATCAACTTTTCAACCATTGGATGCTCTGCAGCCAAGACGACATAGCTTACGCCAAATACCGTATGTTGACAAGTTGTATAAACGGGTATTTTCTCTTGGATTGACGGAACATCAAAACTAAATTCTGCACCCTCACTGCGACCAATCCAATTTTCCTGCATCGTTTTTACTCGATCCGGCCAACCTTTTAACTCTTTTAAATCTTCAAGCAATACATCAGCATAATCAGTAATTTTAAAGAACCATTGTTCCAGCTCTTTTTTTACAACTTCTGAATCACAACGCCAGCATTGTCCATCGATAACTTGCTCATTTGCCAATACCGTATTACATTGATTGCACCAATTCACAGCCGCTTTCTTTTTATATGCTAATCCTTTTTCATAAAACAATAAGAATAACCACTGCGTCCAACGATAATATTCCGGCGTACAAGTCGCTACTTCACGATCCCAATCGTAAGAAAGTCCAATTTCACGTTGTTGCCGACGCATATTTTCAATATTTTTAAATGTCCATTCAGCAGGCTGTACACCATGTTTAATTGCCGCATTTTCCGCCGGCATTCCAAATGCATCCCACCCCATCGGATGAAGTACATTAAACCCTTGCATTGCTTTATATCTAGCAATAACATCACCGATAGAATAGTTACGAACATGCCCCATATGTAAATTTCCTGATGGGTAAGGGAACATTTCAAGTACATAATATTCTGGTTTCTGTCTATCAAGTTCTGTTTTGAATGCACTGTTTTCTAACCATTTTTCTTGCCATTTGCGCTCAATCTCTTGCGGAGAATATTTTTCGTTCACGTTTGTGCCTCCTTGAATATTTACAAAGTAAAGTAGACTTGATTCAGCGGAGCTTTTACTCCATTCGAATTTTAGTCGTCCCTGAATAAATAAAAAAATCCCTTGGCATATTGCCAGGGACGATTATATCGCGGTACCACCCTGATTGACACCTCTCTTAGATGTCCTCTCATTTATGCTTGTAACGCGAATCAGCGTCGGCCATTAGCCGAATCTCCATAGCGAGTTCAACTTTTTTACATATTGGCTCACATCACCCGCCAACTTTCTGTGCTGCAAATAAAGTTTACTACTCTATTTCATCGAATGATAAAAAATTTTAGTAAAATACTATACATTTGTTCATTATAGCTTTTCACCTGCAGAAAGTCAACTTTCATCAATAAATAAGCACTTTACTCCATATGTGTACATAGCCAGTTCTATTCAAAAGCAAGTTGCATAAACTTTAATATTGGGAGGTGCGTTTATGTACAAATTGATTATTGGTAATGTTAGAGTAAATGTTTTAGACGATAATATTTCTCACACACAAGCCGTAAATGCAGCGAGACAAGCAATTTTAGATGCAGGCAATCAAAATAAACTGCTTAGCAGTGTAGAAATTTCCCGTTTAGGGGATGAACTAGAAGTAAATACTATAGAAAGAACAGGTGCAAAACTATTACGAAAAAGCTTAAAACAAAGTATGCTTGACGGCATTCTTACTGCAGCCTGTGAAAAACTTTCACCGTCTGATGGATTTAGTTTAAAAGATGCTTGGTTTGACAACGATACAAGTCAAGAGTGGCATGGCAGCGATGTCATCAACATTCGCGAAGAACTAATTAACAAATTAGAAGAGTGGATCAAAAATGCTTAAACCCTAATACATATTTTTAAAGTAATCCTAATGGATAAAATCCTTGGATTACTTTTTATTTTACTAAAATTGATTATTGTTATAAATTCTTCTATAATATACTTCATAAATCATTATAGATTTGACGATAACATAATTTTAAAATTCGTTAAGTCATTGAATAAACGGAGGCACTATGCATCAATATCTTTTTTTTATTGGAGATTTTCCAATTCGCTCATACGGACTAGTATTAAGCATGAGCATCATTTTAGCAACAGGCGTTGCCTACTTTCTCGCTAAACAAGATGGACGCTGGCATAATCATATCATTGATATGGGAATTTATTGTGGGTTAGGCGGAATCTTAGGTGCTAGATTATGGGATGTTTTCTTCTTTGATTGGGGTTATTATCAACACCATTTAAATGAACTTTTCTATGTTTGGCAGGGCGGAATGGCAATTCAAGGTGGAGTTGTTCTCGGCTCAATTGTAGGCATCCTGTATACAAGATACTACAAAATTGACACTTGGGCACTCGCCGATATTATTGCCCCTGCAATTATTTTAGGACAAGCTTTAGGACGAATTGCAAACTTACTTAATGGAGATGCTTTCGGGCATCCAACGGGTAGCTCCTTTGGCATCATCTATCCAACAACGACTCTTGCTTACCAAACTTATGGAAATCAACCTTTATGGCCGGCAGAAATTTGGGAGGGACAAATCGACATCGTCATTTTTGCACTTCTTCTTATTTTCCGTTCTATCAGACATGCCAAAGGTCAAGTATTTATTCTTTATACGATGCTCTACTCATTAGCCCGTTTCTTTTTAGAATATTTACGTGGAGATTACAACAATCTTATTCTCGGACTAAAATCAGCGCAATGGACAAGCTTAATCGTGTTTTGTATTGGTTTTTGTTTGTTCATTTGGTGCGGTATTCGTGAAAAGCGAGCCAAAGAAAAGAATTCATAATAAAAGGCTGAAGAACACAGCTTACGCTGTAAATTCTTCAGCCTTTTATTCTTGATACAAACTTTTATATTTGTTTTTGCTTTTTAACACTTTCGTTACATATTCACGCGTTTCTTTAAACGGAATTTGTTTCACATCTTGAAACGACATATCCCATTGATATTTTTCCATCCACTCTTTTACATTGCCACGCCCCGCATTATATGCGGCAAGCATTAAAACTTCATTTCCTTCAAACTCTTTATGCAGTGATGATAAATACCAAGTACCAAATCGAATATTAATTTCCGGGTCCTCTAGCTCTGCCAAAGTGAAATCTTCATCTTCCATTTGCTGTGCTATCCACTTTGCTGTTTCCGGCATTAATTGCATTAAACCCATCGCACCCTTGTGCGAGCGCGCTTGAAAATTAAACTTACTTTCACTTAAAATGACTCCTGCAACTAAAAAAGGATCGAGTTTTTTTTCGACAGCATAATCAATAACCAATTCACGGTACGGATATGGATAAAACACTTTCTTTTGAAACCATGCACTTTGAAAAATAGCATAACAAATAAAACTAAAACATACTAAAATCCCCAAAAATGCCTGCCACTTTATTTTTTTATAAGATGACAAACGCATCACTCCGCTTTTCTCTTGATAACGTAACACCAAATGATTATCCATGAAAAATCTAATCGTTTCCTTTCAATCCATCCCTCAAATATCTCCAGCGATTTGAAACTTGTTTTTTAGTATAATCTATATCCTTATTATTATCAATAACGAAACTTGCTCTTTTTACTTTTTCTTTTAGCGACATTTGACTGTTAATTCTCGCTTTTGCTTCTTCTTTAGACCAGTTATTTCTCTGTATCAATCGATTCAATTGATTTTTTTCATCTGCATAAACAACCCATACTTCATCCGCCATTTTATCCCAACCAACCTCAAATAAAAGAGGAATATCAAGCACAATGACTTCTATCCGCTTCTCTTCTAATACGCTTAAACAATGCTCAATTTCTGATTTAATATACTTATGCGTAATTGATTCCAGGATCTTTTTCTCATTCTCATCATTAAAGATAATATTACCTAACCGAATTCGATCAATACTTTTATTTTTAGTCAATATTTCTTCACCAAAATGTGCAACAATTTCTTTCCAAGCATCTTTTTGTGGTTCTACAATATTTCTCGCTATCTTATCAGCATCAATAATGTCTGCGCCCAACTCTTTTAGTATACGGCTTACTGTACTTTTTCCACTTGCAATGCCACCTGTTAACCCCAGTATAAACATCTTACACATCCTCATTTTTGACATTGCGGACAAAAATGCGTACCCCGCCCGCCGACTTCAATTTTTTCGATAATACTTCCACAAAATCTACATGGCAGTCCATTCCTTCCATAAACAAACAAATTCTCTTGATGACTACCTTTTTCACCATTTCCATTTCGATAATCTCTAAATGTCGTTCCACCATCATTTATTCCAGCATCAATTACTTGATTAATCGCTGCATGTAGCTGGTTAATTTCATCCACAGCCAATGAATTACCTACTCTTTCCGGATGGATTTTGGAAAGAATTAAACACTCATCCACATATATATTTCCTAAGCCACCAATATATTTCTGATTCAATAAAAAAGATTTTATTTTCCCACGATTTGATTTTAAGGCTTCTTGCAAATAAGCAATCGTAAAT
This genomic interval from Selenobaculum gibii contains the following:
- a CDS encoding phosphoribosylanthranilate isomerase, whose protein sequence is MLVKICGIQSLEIAKVVEENKADLMGFIFADSRRYINPIAAAKISAEIKSVAKVGVFMNEEPARVNEIADFCHLDYVQLHGDETIEYCKKIKYPIIKAFRYKEDFDPKILYQYSVDMILIDTYQAGSAGGTGRCFDWKTAKEKLSKLHLPVFIAGGISKMNVGEMINVLNPAGVDVSGGVESNGIKSKGKIIDFIKRVHELERRVKNVRCNCRKEKNYC
- the trpD gene encoding anthranilate phosphoribosyltransferase — its product is MLKKYLSKVIKGEHLSQEESRQAMQIIMNGNATDAQIGSFLTALKVKGEISEEISGFAHTLLQHADRVKHSKPVICPCGTGGDTKGTFNVSTTVAFVLAGGGVAVAKHGNRSVSSACGSADVLSQLGVIVDKSADKVSEEIEHLDIGFLFAPALNKAMRVVANPRKELGFRTVFNLLGPIINPAQLDYQLVGVYEESLTEKVAEVLNLIGVKQAMVVHSEDGMDEISTNFPTKVSEMRNGKVKTYHIDPQRYGFKRGTLADYQGGNPEENAKIIRAILNGEKGPKRDIVLLNAAAGFYITNKTPSITEGIRLAEKTIDSGAALVKLEALIAFSREGIENAC
- a CDS encoding DNA internalization-related competence protein ComEC/Rec2, yielding MNYLAFTNALIGGFILGIFTVTQVKIPFLILYSSFCIALFGCIYLYWKNKKLLLYFVLLLFFIAGMIRCAQADSIAPNDISNFVDKTLQVQGEVIEIPQERTLAGNKRSMHYIVEVHTVEFAGEKVQVNGNLKVFALQDSSHTIAHISDCIRFSGEIRELHGYNNPGSLDIVAMMQRQGIRANCKAEKNTVEILSSGQNAFLKWIEKSRTAVQNMMEEAMPKEDAAALFAMLFGGYDGIKEELALAFTVTGIVHILSVSGSHISLLAGTVHIIGKMLRFPACLSAILVILAIVFYAIFSGFTSPVVRSAIMGILAFSALALNREKDARYSLALTGLGILAISPRLIFDISFQLSFMTTAGLLYIAPKIKNILKGVPLFIAENLAITIAAQLAVIPFIAWYFNNVSLSALLANLIIVPFIEWAMIGGLCAVLLSLVFSVVGKGLFILCSLTIGLVYFMARAMAMIPYGLLYLPSGGLLCGIVYYLLLFWLCGYASPKIPNFLLCWRKKKKLICSAIVTIIFLWSSQFIFAQPLRIHFIDVGQGDSILITTPHGRTMLFDTGGMRREISDFDIGKRIVIPYLHHYGIREIDYLCLTHAHEDHAGGAGSLLKEFSVQNVIVGREDRSEYAKTLGYSLEKCQDFVTVKDGQFFVLDGVKIEIFSAGEVSESRTGNEISNVFRVSYGDFSLLITGDIDSNGEKELMRKHRLKSSVLKVAHHGSRTSSCEEFLQAVNPQYAIISVGFQNSFGHPNPQVLNRLNKENIKILRTDQAGAILMETNGNQLSVDSFQKNGKNSRKNP
- a CDS encoding helix-hairpin-helix domain-containing protein is translated as MPIYRKSIVVFLLLALVMVGGGMYGYTKQEESIPLSKGDLSETQKKEQIAVYVCGGVVRSGVVSLDGGARVIDAVNACGGALPNADVTKINMAKLLKDGEQIQVPIQEEALSEQNLTAEHTKKVNNKSSQTNNYGLVNINTADQAELDSLPGVGPSTAAAILEYRKQIGSFQSIEEVKKVRGIGEAKFKKLADRITI
- the leuS gene encoding leucine--tRNA ligase, whose amino-acid sequence is MNEKYSPQEIERKWQEKWLENSAFKTELDRQKPEYYVLEMFPYPSGNLHMGHVRNYSIGDVIARYKAMQGFNVLHPMGWDAFGMPAENAAIKHGVQPAEWTFKNIENMRRQQREIGLSYDWDREVATCTPEYYRWTQWLFLLFYEKGLAYKKKAAVNWCNQCNTVLANEQVIDGQCWRCDSEVVKKELEQWFFKITDYADVLLEDLKELKGWPDRVKTMQENWIGRSEGAEFSFDVPSIQEKIPVYTTCQHTVFGVSYVVLAAEHPMVEKLISGKENEAQIRAFMEKVRNQSELDRTATDVEKEGIFTGEYAVNPFTGERVPIWIANYVLYEYGTGAVMGVPTHDERDWAFANKYNLQKKIVVVPEGKTLVLDEMTNAYTEDGVLVDSGEFTGMTVEKAKVAILDWLEKNNIGKRRVNYRLRDWLVSRQRYWGAPIPVIYCPDCGVVPVPKEDLPVMLPANVNFEAGAVSPLAQVEEFVHCTCPKCGGKARRETDTMDTFICSSWYYMRYTDPKNEKMPFDSEKANYWMPVDQYIGGIEHAILHLLYSRFFTKVLKDAGLVNFNEPFKNLLTQGMVIKDGSKMSKSKGNVVSPEEIIGTYGADTARVFMLFAAPPERDLEWSDQGVEGAHRFLGRVWRIVDHFAASVTKGEAIYDVTTLTKVEKELRRVLHTTIKKVTEDVGNRFNFNTAISSIMELVNAIYTAKDKGEALNDSLMREVISSLLRLLAPFAPHITEELWNEVISEGSVHKEKWPEYDAAATVLDEVEIVLQINGKVRDKIIVAAGLDAKALEEKAMQQDKVQAAIDGKKVVKVICIPNKIVNIVVK
- the lgt gene encoding prolipoprotein diacylglyceryl transferase, encoding MHQYLFFIGDFPIRSYGLVLSMSIILATGVAYFLAKQDGRWHNHIIDMGIYCGLGGILGARLWDVFFFDWGYYQHHLNELFYVWQGGMAIQGGVVLGSIVGILYTRYYKIDTWALADIIAPAIILGQALGRIANLLNGDAFGHPTGSSFGIIYPTTTLAYQTYGNQPLWPAEIWEGQIDIVIFALLLIFRSIRHAKGQVFILYTMLYSLARFFLEYLRGDYNNLILGLKSAQWTSLIVFCIGFCLFIWCGIREKRAKEKNS
- a CDS encoding lytic transglycosylase domain-containing protein, which codes for MLRYQEKSGVMRLSSYKKIKWQAFLGILVCFSFICYAIFQSAWFQKKVFYPYPYRELVIDYAVEKKLDPFLVAGVILSESKFNFQARSHKGAMGLMQLMPETAKWIAQQMEDEDFTLAELEDPEINIRFGTWYLSSLHKEFEGNEVLMLAAYNAGRGNVKEWMEKYQWDMSFQDVKQIPFKETREYVTKVLKSKNKYKSLYQE
- the coaE gene encoding dephospho-CoA kinase (Dephospho-CoA kinase (CoaE) performs the final step in coenzyme A biosynthesis.) yields the protein MFILGLTGGIASGKSTVSRILKELGADIIDADKIARNIVEPQKDAWKEIVAHFGEEILTKNKSIDRIRLGNIIFNDENEKKILESITHKYIKSEIEHCLSVLEEKRIEVIVLDIPLLFEVGWDKMADEVWVVYADEKNQLNRLIQRNNWSKEEAKARINSQMSLKEKVKRASFVIDNNKDIDYTKKQVSNRWRYLRDGLKGND